In the genome of Gordonia rubripertincta, one region contains:
- the macS gene encoding MacS family sensor histidine kinase: MSAQPSARWVAQMRDTEAGRLARAVDVDPVGPLWRGAQIFRLLSYLYALGFQLAINDDLEHRAVAWALFGLLTVWTAVSGVGYFVGFARNRYWVTAEVALVCGLMLSTSYVADAEWAWNNQTWPTTLWATNAVISVAILAGPVAGIVTGLVVGGTSTFVKGELNLNFGRNATIIVIVATGMAVGLAAANARRSHEKLSAAARIAAAAEERERLSREVHDGVLQVLALIARRGREIGGPTAELASLAAEQERALRRMISDAGDAGSESVLDGAGGTVELDLAAALRVFADDRTSVSAPADPVPVPAHIGQEIRAAVVNALDNTRHHAGPGARAYVLVEDLGDDVVVSVRDDGIGIGEGRLAQAVSQGRLGVAKSIVGRIESLGGRAVLDTEPGGGTEWEFTVPRRQSRRD, from the coding sequence ATGAGCGCGCAGCCGTCGGCGCGGTGGGTCGCGCAGATGCGGGACACCGAGGCGGGGCGACTGGCCCGCGCCGTCGACGTCGATCCGGTCGGCCCGCTGTGGCGGGGGGCGCAGATCTTCCGGCTGCTGTCGTATCTCTACGCGCTCGGCTTCCAACTGGCGATCAACGACGACCTGGAACACCGGGCCGTTGCATGGGCCCTCTTCGGTCTGCTGACCGTCTGGACGGCGGTCAGCGGAGTCGGGTACTTCGTCGGGTTCGCCCGCAATCGCTACTGGGTGACCGCCGAAGTGGCGTTGGTCTGCGGACTGATGCTGTCCACCTCCTATGTGGCCGACGCGGAGTGGGCGTGGAACAACCAGACCTGGCCGACGACGCTGTGGGCCACCAACGCGGTCATCTCGGTCGCGATCCTGGCGGGACCGGTCGCCGGGATCGTCACCGGACTCGTCGTCGGCGGGACGAGCACGTTCGTCAAGGGCGAGCTGAACCTGAACTTCGGGCGCAATGCCACGATCATCGTGATCGTCGCGACCGGCATGGCAGTGGGCCTCGCGGCGGCGAATGCCCGGCGCTCCCACGAGAAGCTCTCGGCCGCAGCACGAATCGCGGCGGCCGCGGAGGAACGCGAACGCCTGTCGCGCGAGGTGCACGACGGGGTGTTGCAGGTGCTCGCACTCATCGCCCGGCGCGGACGTGAGATCGGCGGTCCCACCGCGGAACTGGCCTCGCTGGCCGCCGAACAGGAACGCGCGCTGCGCCGCATGATCTCCGACGCCGGTGACGCGGGCTCCGAGTCCGTGCTCGACGGCGCCGGAGGAACCGTCGAACTCGACCTTGCGGCTGCCTTACGCGTCTTCGCCGACGACCGGACCTCGGTGAGCGCACCCGCCGACCCCGTTCCGGTACCCGCCCACATCGGGCAGGAGATCCGCGCCGCGGTGGTCAACGCCCTGGACAACACCCGCCATCACGCGGGACCCGGTGCGCGCGCCTACGTCCTGGTGGAGGATCTGGGGGACGACGTGGTGGTGAGCGTACGCGACGACGGCATCGGAATCGGTGAGGGTCGGCTGGCGCAGGCGGTGTCGCAGGGACGCCTCGGCGTCGCCAAATCCATTGTCGGACGGATCGAATCACTGGGCGGTAGGGCCGTCCTGGACACCGAGCCCGGTGGCGGGACCGAGTGGGAGTTCACCGTTCCGCGGCGACAGAGCCGGCGGGACTGA